From a region of the Tateyamaria omphalii genome:
- the arfB gene encoding alternative ribosome rescue aminoacyl-tRNA hydrolase ArfB → MLRINDDITIEDWELSEQFVRASGPGGQNVNKVATAVELRFEAARSPALPPPVKTRLKRLAGRRWTTEGALIIQCDETRSQARNREIARQRLADLIRKALVKPKRRIATKPTLGSKKRRLKAKKERGAVKALRGRIASDD, encoded by the coding sequence ATGCTGCGCATCAATGACGACATAACAATCGAAGACTGGGAACTGAGCGAACAATTTGTCCGCGCCTCCGGTCCCGGCGGGCAGAATGTGAACAAGGTGGCCACAGCCGTCGAGTTGCGGTTCGAAGCGGCGCGATCCCCTGCGCTGCCCCCACCCGTCAAAACCCGGCTCAAACGGCTCGCCGGACGGCGCTGGACGACCGAAGGTGCGCTGATCATCCAATGCGACGAAACCCGCAGCCAGGCCCGCAACCGCGAGATTGCGCGCCAGCGTCTGGCCGACCTGATCCGCAAGGCGCTGGTCAAACCCAAACGCCGCATCGCGACCAAGCCCACGCTTGGATCAAAAAAGCGCCGTCTGAAGGCCAAGAAAGAGCGCGGCGCGGTCAAGGCGCTGCGCGGGCGCATCGCCTCTGACGACTAG
- the flgK gene encoding flagellar hook-associated protein FlgK, protein MSLSSALYSAMSGIRAASRGSEIVSSNIANANTPGYARRTLSISSESGGGAVGVRINGVVRHIDQQVINDRRLAEAEVGYRSETTSALTRIEDLIGTPNNAGSLAARVSDFEKSLITATSRPDATERLTSVAFAAKDLAKSINTVAQGIQDARTQADRSIDAQVSRLNDALKGVQTLNARIVASGRVGTELSALEDQRQQLIDEISAMVPVRAVPRDHGAVALYSTGGAILLEGGAVEVGFEPTNVVTPYASEADGTLSGLTLNGIAVNTSSANGRLHGGTLGAQFEIRDEIAPDAQRQIDALARDLIGRFEDSNVDPTIAAGEAGLFTDAGAPLDPADELGLANRISLNTLVDPDDGGQTWRIRDGLGASAPGDVGNGALLIALTDAFVAQRPQASGDFGVADLNIDGIVASVSSQLGSDRLRADQQLSFASAQAVELAQIERANGVDTDAEIQTLMILEQAYAANARVISTVDEMFDALMRI, encoded by the coding sequence ATGTCATTGTCCAGCGCATTATACTCGGCCATGTCCGGGATCCGAGCCGCCAGTCGCGGCTCGGAGATCGTGTCAAGCAATATCGCGAACGCCAACACGCCCGGCTATGCACGACGCACTTTGTCGATTTCGTCAGAAAGCGGCGGAGGCGCCGTGGGTGTCCGGATCAACGGCGTCGTCCGACATATCGACCAACAGGTCATAAATGATCGACGTCTGGCTGAGGCAGAAGTTGGGTACAGGTCAGAAACGACGTCGGCGTTGACCAGAATTGAAGATCTGATTGGCACACCCAATAATGCTGGATCGCTGGCGGCACGTGTTTCGGATTTTGAAAAAAGCCTTATCACCGCGACGAGCAGACCAGATGCTACAGAACGCCTCACATCCGTGGCTTTTGCTGCGAAGGATCTGGCGAAATCAATCAATACCGTGGCGCAGGGCATTCAGGATGCGCGGACGCAAGCCGATCGCAGCATTGATGCGCAAGTAAGCAGGCTGAATGACGCGCTGAAAGGCGTCCAGACGCTGAACGCGCGTATTGTAGCAAGCGGACGGGTCGGAACCGAACTTTCGGCCCTGGAGGATCAGCGCCAACAATTGATCGACGAGATCAGCGCGATGGTTCCCGTGCGCGCAGTCCCCCGAGACCACGGGGCCGTTGCACTCTATTCGACCGGCGGTGCAATTCTGCTTGAGGGCGGCGCGGTTGAAGTCGGCTTTGAACCCACCAACGTGGTCACGCCGTATGCGTCAGAGGCCGATGGAACCCTGTCGGGTCTGACACTCAACGGCATCGCGGTGAACACGAGCTCCGCAAATGGTCGCCTGCACGGCGGCACGCTGGGCGCACAGTTTGAAATCCGGGACGAGATCGCACCCGATGCGCAAAGACAAATCGATGCACTTGCACGCGATCTGATTGGTCGATTTGAGGACAGCAACGTCGATCCAACCATTGCCGCAGGAGAGGCCGGGCTGTTTACAGATGCCGGTGCCCCCCTTGATCCGGCGGATGAGCTTGGTCTGGCCAACCGCATTTCCCTGAATACTTTGGTTGATCCGGACGATGGCGGACAAACCTGGCGGATTCGAGATGGATTGGGCGCATCGGCACCTGGTGATGTGGGCAATGGCGCGTTGCTTATCGCACTGACAGACGCGTTTGTCGCGCAGCGGCCGCAAGCATCTGGCGATTTTGGAGTGGCCGACCTCAACATTGATGGGATCGTCGCCAGTGTCTCATCACAGCTTGGATCGGACCGGTTGCGCGCAGACCAACAATTGTCGTTTGCATCTGCGCAAGCGGTGGAATTGGCGCAAATCGAGCGGGCCAATGGTGTTGATACAGACGCAGAGATTCAAACACTCATGATCCTTGAACAGGCTTATGCAGCAAATGCGCGCGTCATTTCGACCGTTGATGAAATGTTCGATGCCCTGATGAGGATTTGA
- the trhO gene encoding oxygen-dependent tRNA uridine(34) hydroxylase TrhO, with amino-acid sequence MYTIAALYHFTRFDDPSAIKGPLAKLCCNAGVKGTLLLAPEGINGTIAGPRAGIDAALAHIRALPGCADLEWKESTSDTAPFGKLKVRLKREIVTMGQPDVDPAARVGHYVDPADWNDLIGREDVAVIDTRNDYEVAIGTFDGAIDPATRSFGEFPAWWEENKHRFHNKKVAMFCTGGIRCEKSTNYLLGQGVEDVFHLKGGILKYLEEVPAQDSTWQGECFVFDGRVSVGHGLEVGPHQLCHACRRPILPADQARPEYEAGVSCHHCADETSAEDKARFRERQKQIELARARGEDHLNGPMVPDKG; translated from the coding sequence ATGTACACCATCGCCGCCCTTTACCACTTCACGCGCTTCGACGATCCCTCCGCGATCAAGGGGCCGCTGGCCAAACTGTGCTGCAACGCAGGGGTCAAGGGCACGCTGCTGCTGGCGCCCGAGGGGATCAACGGCACCATCGCAGGCCCGCGCGCGGGCATCGACGCCGCCCTTGCCCATATCCGCGCCCTGCCCGGCTGCGCCGATCTGGAGTGGAAGGAAAGCACCAGCGACACGGCCCCCTTTGGCAAGCTCAAGGTCCGCTTGAAACGCGAGATCGTGACCATGGGCCAACCGGACGTCGATCCGGCGGCGCGCGTGGGCCACTATGTCGACCCTGCCGACTGGAACGACCTGATCGGGCGCGAGGATGTCGCCGTCATCGACACCCGCAACGATTACGAGGTTGCCATCGGCACCTTCGACGGCGCCATCGACCCTGCGACCCGCAGTTTTGGCGAGTTTCCCGCGTGGTGGGAGGAAAACAAGCACCGCTTCCACAACAAAAAGGTGGCGATGTTCTGCACCGGCGGCATCCGGTGCGAAAAATCCACCAACTACCTGCTTGGTCAGGGGGTCGAGGACGTGTTCCACCTCAAGGGCGGCATCCTGAAATACCTCGAAGAGGTGCCCGCGCAGGACAGCACATGGCAGGGCGAGTGCTTTGTCTTTGACGGGCGGGTCAGCGTCGGCCACGGGCTTGAGGTCGGACCGCACCAGCTCTGCCACGCCTGCCGCCGCCCGATCCTGCCCGCCGATCAAGCGCGCCCGGAATACGAGGCTGGCGTCAGCTGCCACCACTGCGCGGATGAGACCAGCGCCGAGGACAAGGCGCGCTTTCGCGAGCGGCAAAAGCAGATCGAATTGGCCCGCGCAAGGGGCGAGGATCACCTGAACGGCCCCATGGTCCCCGACAAGGGCTGA
- the pncA gene encoding bifunctional nicotinamidase/pyrazinamidase gives MTRALIVIDVQNDFCPGGALAVPDGDRIVAGINGLMDDFDAVVLTQDWHPVGHSSFASSHKGKGPYEMIDMSYGPQVLWPDHCVQGTGGAAFHADLNVDRADMIVRKGYRPAIDSYSAFFENDQKTPTGLEGYLRTRGITDLTMVGLATDFCVNFSAVDAAKLGFQVDVRMDLCRAIDLDGSLAAATSGMAAAGVRLA, from the coding sequence ATGACCCGCGCCCTGATCGTGATCGACGTCCAGAACGACTTTTGCCCCGGTGGTGCGCTGGCTGTGCCGGACGGGGATCGGATCGTGGCGGGTATCAATGGGCTGATGGATGACTTTGACGCCGTGGTGCTGACACAGGACTGGCACCCGGTGGGGCATTCATCGTTCGCATCTTCGCACAAGGGCAAGGGGCCTTACGAGATGATCGACATGTCCTATGGTCCGCAGGTGCTGTGGCCGGATCATTGCGTTCAGGGGACGGGCGGCGCGGCGTTTCACGCCGATCTGAACGTGGACCGCGCCGATATGATCGTCCGCAAGGGCTACCGCCCCGCCATCGACAGCTATTCGGCGTTTTTCGAGAATGATCAGAAAACGCCGACGGGGCTTGAGGGGTATCTGCGCACGCGGGGCATCACCGACCTGACGATGGTGGGGCTGGCGACGGATTTCTGCGTGAACTTTTCGGCCGTGGATGCGGCGAAGCTGGGGTTCCAAGTGGATGTGCGCATGGACCTGTGCCGGGCCATTGATCTGGATGGATCGCTGGCGGCGGCAACGTCCGGCATGGCGGCGGCGGGTGTCAGACTGGCTTGA
- a CDS encoding MFS transporter, which translates to MSVSPHDSGYSWLRLGVTLLIAMVANVGMWAIIVIMPAVEAEFGVSRAAASMPYTLTMIGFAVGNFVVGRAVDIWGVSRVLVACAVAIAAGYGLAMLSGSILALSVAQLLIGLGTSVGFGPLIADISHWFLNRRGIAVAIAASGNYLSGAIWPLLLAGILEDQGWRAAYAVLAITTLIVVIPLALALRRQVPETAHELAEATSNANAVSVGLSPRALAWLLGLAGVGCCVAMSMPQVHIVSYCVDLGYGPAVGAEMLALMLLGGVGSRLVSGILADRLGGVRTLLLGSVLQCIALLLYLPSDALVSLYVVSLIFGLSQGGIVPSYAIIVREYMPAREAGARVGFVMMATIMGMALGGWMSGWIYDVTGSYRMAFWNGVAWNGLNIAIMVWLLMRARPQRALQPA; encoded by the coding sequence ATGAGCGTCTCACCCCATGACAGCGGATATTCCTGGTTGCGCCTGGGCGTGACCCTTTTGATTGCGATGGTGGCCAATGTGGGCATGTGGGCGATCATCGTGATCATGCCCGCGGTCGAGGCCGAATTCGGCGTCAGCCGTGCGGCGGCCAGCATGCCCTATACACTGACCATGATCGGGTTCGCCGTCGGCAATTTCGTGGTGGGACGGGCCGTGGATATCTGGGGTGTTTCGCGGGTTCTGGTTGCCTGCGCCGTGGCGATTGCCGCGGGCTACGGTCTTGCCATGCTAAGCGGGTCCATCCTCGCCCTGTCGGTGGCGCAGTTGCTTATTGGCCTTGGCACCTCGGTCGGGTTCGGGCCGTTGATTGCGGACATCTCTCACTGGTTTCTGAATCGGCGCGGGATCGCGGTCGCGATTGCGGCCAGTGGCAACTACCTGTCAGGCGCCATCTGGCCGCTGCTGCTGGCCGGTATCCTTGAGGATCAGGGCTGGCGTGCCGCCTATGCCGTGCTGGCCATCACCACGCTGATTGTCGTGATCCCGTTGGCGCTGGCCCTGCGCCGCCAAGTGCCTGAGACTGCACATGAATTGGCGGAGGCGACGTCGAACGCGAACGCCGTGTCCGTCGGCCTTTCGCCTCGTGCCCTTGCATGGCTTTTGGGCCTTGCCGGGGTAGGGTGCTGCGTGGCGATGTCGATGCCGCAGGTCCACATCGTCAGCTATTGCGTTGACTTGGGCTATGGTCCTGCAGTGGGGGCCGAGATGCTGGCGCTGATGCTGCTGGGCGGGGTTGGGTCGCGGCTTGTCTCGGGGATACTTGCGGACCGGTTGGGGGGCGTGCGGACGCTGCTGCTGGGATCGGTTTTGCAGTGCATTGCCTTGCTATTGTACCTGCCGTCAGACGCCCTCGTTTCGCTCTATGTCGTGAGCCTGATCTTTGGTCTGAGCCAAGGGGGCATCGTGCCCAGCTATGCGATCATTGTGCGGGAATACATGCCCGCGCGAGAGGCGGGCGCGCGGGTCGGCTTTGTGATGATGGCGACCATCATGGGCATGGCGCTGGGCGGGTGGATGTCGGGGTGGATCTATGATGTCACCGGCAGCTACAGAATGGCGTTCTGGAACGGTGTCGCGTGGAACGGGCTGAACATCGCGATCATGGTGTGGCTGCTGATGCGGGCCCGTCCGCAACGGGCGCTGCAACCGGCCTGA
- a CDS encoding flagellin: MNTYGFGDLAQTFLLQRRSATLKTEMARLNEELASGQVSDVKSVLAGNVSYLSDIESDIRTLSAYKVATSEARQFAESAQTALDRMDTSAGTLSTALLTVSSSAVGPVLDQLSVDATNEFRTLVSTLNTSSAGRSIFAGAATNTSALGEADAILTDLRAAIAGNTNVSDIADAVTQWFDDPAGFRSAAYTGANSAIAPFQVGEDEQVSVDLRADQAVFRDLLKSTALAALAADASLGLSSHEQQNLLVLAGSELILAKDQLTATQSNLGSAQARIDSVSTRNAARETTLQFAKGALLQADPYDTATQLEAVQFQLQSLYTVTARMSDLSLVNFVR; encoded by the coding sequence ATGAACACCTATGGCTTCGGCGATCTTGCACAGACATTCCTGCTCCAACGACGCAGCGCAACGCTAAAAACCGAGATGGCGCGCCTGAACGAAGAACTGGCAAGCGGCCAGGTCAGCGACGTCAAATCTGTCCTCGCGGGCAATGTCAGTTACCTGTCGGATATTGAGAGCGATATCCGCACGCTGTCCGCCTACAAGGTCGCAACCTCCGAAGCCAGGCAGTTTGCCGAAAGCGCGCAAACCGCGCTGGACCGCATGGATACCAGCGCGGGCACGCTCAGTACGGCGCTGCTCACGGTCTCCTCTAGCGCGGTTGGCCCGGTCCTTGATCAACTCTCGGTCGATGCGACGAATGAGTTTCGGACACTTGTTTCAACCCTGAACACCTCAAGTGCAGGCCGTTCGATTTTTGCCGGAGCAGCGACAAACACGTCCGCCTTGGGTGAGGCAGACGCTATACTGACAGATCTGCGCGCTGCGATCGCAGGGAACACAAACGTTTCTGACATAGCAGATGCTGTGACCCAGTGGTTTGACGACCCTGCCGGATTTCGGAGTGCCGCATATACCGGGGCGAACAGCGCAATTGCACCCTTTCAGGTTGGCGAAGACGAACAGGTATCTGTAGATCTCAGAGCGGACCAAGCGGTCTTTCGGGATCTTCTGAAAAGTACGGCGCTGGCCGCGCTGGCAGCCGATGCAAGCCTGGGGCTGTCCAGCCATGAACAACAGAACCTATTGGTGTTGGCAGGGAGCGAATTGATCCTGGCAAAGGATCAACTGACCGCAACTCAAAGCAATTTGGGGTCGGCACAGGCACGCATTGACTCAGTGTCCACGCGGAATGCTGCGCGTGAAACAACGCTTCAGTTCGCCAAAGGTGCACTCCTTCAAGCCGATCCATACGACACAGCAACTCAATTGGAGGCAGTCCAATTTCAACTTCAATCTCTCTATACCGTTACCGCGCGCATGTCGGATTTGTCATTAGTGAATTTCGTCAGATGA
- a CDS encoding flagellar motor protein MotB: MSVQANARPIIIKRKKVSGGDGHHGGAWKVAYADFVTAMMAFFMLMWLLNATTEKQRKGIADYFSPTIPINRISGGGDGAFGGDSVFSEVTLPQNGTGASSQRPTESKQARGETGAQDNGDLTARQDEVFESLEARLLGKGGESKVMDNDLQHIVTRLTDEGLVIELFSLENTPLFEEGTDIPTQLLRDLSRLITEAARTVENDIAVEGHVRAEPIVVADRSTWRMSVARADAMRKLLKQTGVATGRVKRVTGHADREVAVKNPMAIRNNRIEVIFLRD, from the coding sequence ATGAGCGTGCAAGCCAATGCGCGGCCAATCATCATCAAGAGGAAAAAGGTGTCGGGCGGCGATGGCCACCACGGCGGCGCCTGGAAAGTGGCCTATGCGGACTTCGTGACCGCCATGATGGCCTTCTTCATGTTGATGTGGCTGTTGAATGCAACGACCGAGAAACAGCGCAAGGGAATTGCCGACTATTTCTCGCCGACGATCCCGATCAATCGCATTTCCGGTGGCGGCGATGGTGCCTTTGGCGGCGACAGCGTGTTTTCCGAAGTGACGTTGCCACAGAATGGCACGGGCGCCTCGTCGCAACGCCCCACGGAATCAAAACAGGCCCGCGGTGAAACCGGTGCTCAGGACAATGGTGATCTCACGGCCCGGCAGGATGAAGTGTTTGAATCGCTCGAAGCGCGCCTTTTGGGCAAAGGCGGCGAGTCGAAAGTCATGGACAATGACCTTCAACACATTGTCACCAGACTCACGGATGAAGGGTTGGTGATCGAGCTCTTCTCCCTCGAAAACACACCGTTGTTCGAGGAAGGCACTGATATTCCTACACAATTGCTGCGCGATCTATCACGGCTGATCACCGAAGCCGCACGCACAGTCGAAAACGACATTGCCGTCGAAGGACATGTAAGGGCTGAGCCCATAGTGGTGGCGGACCGCTCGACCTGGCGCATGTCGGTCGCGCGCGCGGACGCGATGCGCAAGCTGCTCAAGCAGACCGGTGTTGCAACAGGACGCGTCAAACGGGTCACGGGACATGCGGATCGCGAGGTGGCCGTCAAAAACCCGATGGCCATTCGCAACAACCGGATCGAAGTGATCTTTTTGCGGGACTGA
- the pncB gene encoding nicotinate phosphoribosyltransferase, which yields MVDIATRVWNHKWKIDPIVRSMIDTDFYKLLMCQSVFRNKPDTQVTFSLINRSRHVPLAKLIDEGELREQLDHIRSLSLRRGESTWMRGNTFYGKRQMFTPEFMDWFEALRLPAYHLERREDQYELTFEGSWPEVMLWEIPALAVLMELRGRAVLNEMGRFELQVLYARAMTKLWEKIERLKGHDGLRVADFGTRRRHSFLWQDWCVQAMGEGLGAQFAGTSNCLIAKNRDLEAIGTNAHELPMVYSALAQTDEALAQAPYDVLSDWHDEHDGNLRIILPDTYGTEGFLERAPDWLAGWTGIRIDSGDPAAGAEVAIKWWQARGEDPREKLVIFSDGLDADKIVELHQQFASRVKVSFGWGTMLTNDFKGLTEDDRLAPFSLVCKAVSANGRPTVKLSDNPNKAMGPASEIERYKRVFGVGEQERMEVVV from the coding sequence ATGGTCGACATCGCCACCCGTGTCTGGAACCACAAATGGAAGATTGACCCGATCGTGCGGTCGATGATCGACACGGATTTTTACAAGCTACTCATGTGTCAGTCTGTGTTTCGGAACAAGCCGGACACGCAGGTGACCTTTTCCCTGATCAACCGGTCCCGTCATGTGCCGCTGGCCAAGTTGATCGACGAGGGGGAGTTGCGCGAGCAGTTGGATCACATCCGGTCGTTGAGTTTGCGCCGGGGTGAGAGCACCTGGATGCGCGGCAACACGTTCTATGGCAAGCGGCAGATGTTCACGCCCGAGTTCATGGACTGGTTCGAGGCGCTGCGCCTGCCCGCCTATCACCTCGAGCGGCGCGAGGATCAGTATGAGTTGACGTTCGAAGGGTCATGGCCCGAGGTGATGCTGTGGGAAATTCCGGCCCTTGCCGTGCTGATGGAGCTGCGGGGCCGGGCCGTTCTGAACGAGATGGGCCGATTTGAGCTGCAGGTGCTTTACGCCCGCGCGATGACCAAGCTGTGGGAAAAGATCGAACGGCTGAAGGGCCATGACGGGCTGCGCGTGGCCGATTTCGGCACGCGGCGGCGGCACTCCTTCCTGTGGCAGGACTGGTGTGTTCAAGCCATGGGCGAGGGCTTGGGCGCGCAGTTTGCAGGCACGTCCAATTGCCTGATCGCCAAGAACCGCGATCTGGAGGCCATTGGCACCAATGCCCATGAGTTGCCGATGGTGTATTCGGCGCTGGCGCAGACGGATGAGGCGTTGGCGCAGGCCCCCTATGACGTGCTGAGCGACTGGCACGATGAGCACGATGGCAATCTGCGCATCATCCTGCCCGACACCTACGGCACCGAAGGGTTTCTGGAGCGCGCCCCGGATTGGCTGGCGGGCTGGACGGGCATCCGCATCGACAGCGGTGATCCGGCGGCGGGGGCCGAGGTGGCGATCAAGTGGTGGCAGGCCCGCGGCGAGGATCCGCGGGAGAAGCTGGTGATTTTCTCGGACGGGTTGGATGCGGACAAGATTGTCGAGCTGCACCAGCAGTTTGCGAGCCGGGTCAAGGTGTCGTTCGGCTGGGGCACGATGCTGACCAACGACTTCAAGGGGCTGACGGAAGACGACCGGCTGGCGCCGTTTTCGCTGGTGTGCAAGGCGGTGTCGGCGAACGGGCGGCCCACGGTGAAGTTGTCGGACAACCCGAACAAGGCGATGGGGCCGGCGTCGGAGATTGAGCGCTATAAGAGGGTGTTTGGCGTGGGGGAGCAGGAGCGGATGGAGGTTGTGGTCTGA
- a CDS encoding flagellar basal body P-ring protein FlgI, which yields MIRILVCVLAAALGSLAEANPVRIKDLVDFDGVRGNDLVGYGLVVGLDGTGDGLRNAPFTEDIMTNILERLGVNVTGEQFRPKNVAAVIVTATLPPFARSGSQIDITVSAIGDAKSLLGGTLVMTPMNAADGEIYAVAQGTIIAGGAVAEGDGARVTQGVPTSGVIPSGARIEREIDFELSSLTNMRLALRDPDFTTAARIEEAINGVFGRSVATMLDSGTVSLNIAQTRARSAAHALGRIENIAVQPERKARVVVDQRSGTIVMGDDVRISRVAVSQGNLTLRIQEQPLVVQPNPFADGQSVVVPRTTVDLQEDDGPGLAEVPEGASLSEVIAGLNALGVAPRDMIDILKSIKAAGALHAEFVVR from the coding sequence ATGATCCGGATTTTGGTTTGCGTTCTCGCCGCTGCGCTTGGGTCACTCGCAGAGGCAAATCCGGTCCGCATCAAGGACCTTGTGGACTTCGATGGCGTTCGCGGCAACGACCTTGTCGGATACGGGTTGGTCGTCGGGCTCGATGGGACCGGTGACGGATTGCGGAACGCGCCATTTACCGAAGACATCATGACCAACATTCTGGAACGGCTCGGCGTCAATGTAACCGGCGAGCAGTTTCGTCCGAAAAACGTCGCTGCCGTGATCGTCACTGCGACTTTGCCTCCCTTTGCCAGAAGTGGCAGCCAGATCGACATCACGGTTTCGGCCATTGGAGATGCCAAGAGCCTATTGGGCGGCACATTGGTTATGACGCCAATGAATGCGGCGGATGGTGAAATCTATGCCGTCGCGCAAGGTACAATTATTGCTGGTGGCGCCGTTGCCGAGGGCGATGGTGCCCGCGTGACGCAAGGCGTCCCCACATCCGGTGTGATTCCGTCCGGCGCACGGATCGAGCGAGAGATCGACTTTGAGCTCAGCAGCCTGACAAACATGCGCCTGGCTTTGCGAGATCCGGACTTTACCACGGCTGCCCGCATCGAAGAGGCAATCAACGGAGTGTTTGGTAGATCCGTCGCGACGATGTTGGATTCTGGGACAGTGTCTCTGAACATCGCTCAAACACGCGCACGTTCGGCTGCGCACGCCCTTGGCCGCATAGAGAACATTGCGGTACAACCAGAGCGCAAAGCGCGTGTGGTCGTCGATCAACGATCCGGGACAATAGTAATGGGTGATGACGTACGCATCTCTCGCGTCGCGGTGTCACAGGGCAACTTGACACTTCGCATTCAAGAGCAGCCCTTGGTTGTTCAACCGAACCCGTTTGCCGACGGCCAATCCGTAGTCGTGCCGCGCACGACTGTAGACCTGCAGGAGGACGACGGTCCTGGACTGGCCGAAGTCCCGGAGGGCGCGTCACTTTCTGAGGTGATTGCTGG
- a CDS encoding flagellar hook protein FlgE — protein sequence MTISSSLNAGVAGLQANATRLASISDNIANSSTFGYKRVQTDFQSMVISSNGATYSAGGVRASTERLIDQRGSLVSTSNATDLAVRGRGMLPVAQLTDVNLANGNSQMFLTTTGSFRTDANGYLRSDSGLVLMGWPAQPDGSVPTFPRDTSDGLEPVQINVNQFSGEPTTQLSLGVNLPATDTDAGSAGDVQYLSVEYFDNLGTSENINISFTPTVPGTGTSNEWTMQLTDSALDGAVVGEYVLTFDDSRSAGGTLASVATTSGGAYDPATGNIVINAEGGPLEINIGQLGASDGLTQLSDSFAPVSISKDGSPVGNMTNVEVDANGFVTAFFDTGINRTIYQIPLVDLPNPNGMVALDQQTYQPSPESGSFFLWDASDGPTGDIVSYAREESAVDVAGELTAMIQTQRAYSSNAKVIQTVDEMLQETTNIKR from the coding sequence ATGACAATCTCTTCCTCGCTCAATGCAGGTGTTGCAGGGCTGCAGGCAAACGCAACGCGGCTTGCGTCCATCTCGGACAACATCGCGAACTCCTCAACCTTTGGCTACAAGCGGGTGCAAACCGACTTTCAGTCGATGGTCATTTCATCGAACGGTGCGACCTATTCGGCGGGCGGCGTGCGCGCCTCGACCGAGCGTTTGATTGACCAGCGCGGGTCGCTGGTATCTACATCCAATGCAACTGATCTGGCGGTGCGTGGTCGCGGCATGTTGCCGGTAGCGCAGTTGACTGACGTCAATCTGGCCAATGGCAACAGCCAGATGTTCCTGACGACAACCGGATCCTTCCGCACGGACGCAAATGGATATCTGCGATCCGATTCCGGCCTCGTTCTGATGGGGTGGCCCGCACAACCGGACGGGTCGGTCCCAACGTTCCCGCGCGACACGTCCGATGGCCTGGAGCCCGTCCAAATCAACGTCAACCAGTTCTCGGGTGAGCCGACAACGCAACTGTCGCTGGGTGTCAACCTGCCGGCGACCGATACGGACGCAGGTTCCGCGGGTGACGTGCAATACCTGTCGGTCGAGTATTTCGATAACCTTGGCACGTCGGAAAACATCAACATCAGCTTCACCCCGACTGTTCCCGGCACGGGCACATCGAACGAATGGACGATGCAGTTGACCGATTCTGCGCTCGATGGTGCGGTCGTGGGTGAATACGTTCTGACCTTCGATGACAGCAGGTCGGCTGGCGGAACGCTTGCATCTGTCGCAACAACGAGCGGCGGCGCTTACGATCCTGCGACCGGCAATATCGTCATCAACGCGGAAGGCGGGCCACTTGAGATCAACATCGGCCAACTTGGCGCAAGCGACGGCCTGACACAGCTGTCGGACAGTTTCGCCCCGGTCTCTATTTCGAAAGATGGCTCACCCGTCGGCAACATGACCAATGTCGAAGTTGATGCAAACGGGTTTGTAACCGCATTTTTTGACACCGGGATCAACCGCACGATCTACCAAATACCTCTCGTGGACTTGCCAAACCCCAATGGTATGGTCGCGCTGGATCAGCAGACGTACCAGCCATCCCCCGAGAGCGGCAGCTTCTTCCTGTGGGATGCCAGTGACGGTCCGACCGGTGACATCGTGTCCTATGCACGAGAGGAATCGGCTGTCGACGTGGCCGGAGAGCTGACGGCCATGATCCAGACACAGCGCGCCTATTCGTCCAACGCCAAGGTCATCCAGACCGTGGACGAAATGCTGCAGGAAACGACAAACATCAAACGTTGA
- a CDS encoding VOC family protein encodes MSPPLSSLVLYTSKVEEMTQFYADHFGYTAHIEDGDRIVELRPPGPGITLLLHPMGKGRKQGQVLVKLVFAVEDVETFCDTARTNGLDFGSLHKADGYVFANAKDPASNSISVSGRLA; translated from the coding sequence ATGTCACCACCGCTCAGCAGCCTCGTGCTCTACACCTCGAAGGTCGAGGAGATGACCCAATTCTATGCCGACCATTTCGGCTATACTGCGCATATCGAGGACGGCGACCGGATCGTCGAACTGCGCCCACCGGGGCCCGGCATCACCCTGTTGCTGCACCCGATGGGCAAGGGCCGAAAACAGGGCCAGGTCCTGGTCAAACTGGTCTTCGCCGTTGAAGACGTAGAAACGTTTTGCGATACCGCGCGCACCAACGGGCTGGACTTCGGATCGCTGCACAAGGCCGACGGCTACGTCTTTGCCAACGCCAAGGACCCGGCCAGCAATTCAATCAGCGTGTCCGGCAGGCTCGCATAA